Below is a window of Salvelinus fontinalis isolate EN_2023a chromosome 14, ASM2944872v1, whole genome shotgun sequence DNA.
TGCCCTCAGTTGTGAGATCAGACATGGCGTCCTCATTGATTTGCAGTGAAACACAGAGCAGGTAAGAAAACGTGTTAGTTTGTCATTTTAACACACTGTGTACGAGTAAGATATCTAACGTTATACCTTTAAATGTGTCGCCACATTCGATTAACAGTGGAAAATAAACGTGTTTGTGTTAGCCCCCCAAATAACCCTCTGCCATTATGCTGAACTCAATTCTCGTATATCGAGGCGAATTGTGTTTTGATAACAGGTCGCGGGATTAGCTACGTTGtccccatcagactattcttgtaAAAAGGTCCTGTACAACTGCGGTCCTTCCGCTGAGTGCTCAAATTCATACTTAATACGTTACTTTTATCGAATCCAACCTCCGACCTTTTCCTAATTTGTGGCGCTCTTCTCGGTGCGAATGTGTATGGGCAAATGTAATCTGTTTTATATAGTACGAACAACAAGAGGAAAGTCATACTTTTAATAAAAACGTCCAAATGAACCCCGCGGGGGGACCGCAGTTGTACAGGTAAGTGTTCGCCAGAATCGACTGATCCAATGTTGTTGCCTGCTTCTCAGTCACATTACATAGTCATTCGATGAAGGCTTCTTCTGTAtgggggagttttgttaagagctCTGACGTTGGTGGGTACCTCTGCTAACTGCGTCTCCTAACACCCGTGTCGGAAGACAGACGCCTCAAAGGCGTTGTAACTGAGAAATAgtgtgaagcatccgcttggcgtttccactcactaccaaatatggtagtaaGAGGAAGCCCACTGGCGGGCATAGGGAGAAGATGGTATCTGCAGATTTTGTcattgaaacatttgatctcaatagagTTTGATGTTCACAAAACTGGAATCTAtcatgaacagagtggactatggtttgtagactttaccctttgcaaaAGTGTTAAAAAATCGCGTTGTTTAGAAAGAGTGCAAAGGTTATTGCACATGCGCACTTtaaagtaggcgttccctaatggATATATGCAGATGAAGCTAGAACGCGCCAATTTTGGAATTCTTGCTAGCTCTTGCTTAGCACTGCCCCCTCCTTGCTTGTTTTGCCCACTGGGAActacaggctgtggtctatcttggtttagttatataAATCTTTGGAAATACTGTCAGCAGCAACTGTGTTAAATAatcattattttgatgtgatttgaatgtagagggatttatgtttctagaaccataCCGCAATTGAGAATGGATTCAAGTTTAGATTGAGTATGTGGCTGTTTTAACTTCCGGAGCCAAATTGCctttaaacagaacatgtaaggtcctCGGACCAACTGCGCCTCGATAGAAGAGAATGGAATTGAGGCTTCCTCAGCCAAGCTCAATCCTGAAATCTCTCTTTAACATCCCAGAAGGAACATGGAGCAGTCCTGCTGCAGCATGATGATGTCATGACTGTAAAATGGCTGTGTCTTTTTGTTTTTTACAGAGTAAGCTCGGTTTTAAACAGAGATGTCAAGCAATTTGGGAAGAAGTACATGTTTGACTCAAATGAAGAAACTTGCTGGAACTCTGACCAGGTAACTACAATCACAATATAGCCACGCATACCTCAAAAGGGCCAGCATCGGCACATTCTTGTGTGTCTCTATTGCCTCTCCTTCCCCacgaagtgtgcacttgttcacttcccttcaggAATTTGAAAGTAGATGACTGGTATATGGATCTATCTCAGGCCAAGATTAATCTAATTCAATTGATGGGGAGTAGTGACTGAGTGCACACCTGGAGGAGAGATCATTAGGATGCACTATGTGGTTATGATATTAATACTAGTATTATTATTAGGCTACCCTTAGCCTCTGCTCACAAAGGTGAGGTGAAAGCCTGTTGCCGgaggctagctagtagctaccccATGACATAGGATAGCCAGAATTGTTTTGACCTAAGCTCAACAATGTACATCTTTCCCTACAGGTCAAAACGCTCTGCTGCCATAATATAGGCACAGTTGAGCCGGTGTGGGATATGGTTAAAAAAGCATACCTCAATCCAGGGATGGAAGATATCACTGTACACCTAATTATCCCAACTGACAAATCGAGAAAATTGAAGTACTGCTGGTTTTGAATGAAACTgccattttccatcctcatgctAGGCTAAAGCAGCCCATTGGATTCCATAAAAATGCAACGTGTTGGGTTGAGTGGTTATGGAATCCAATAGGTTGCTTTAGCCTAGCTAGCCTAGCATGAGGACGAAAAAGGCAGTTTAATTCAAAACTAGCAGTATTTCATTATTCTCGATTTGTCAGTTGGGATAATGGAATAATTAGGAGTACAGCAACAtcttcagcggtctaaggtactgcatctcaatggtagaggcgtcactacagaccctggttcgataccaggctgtatcacaaccggccgtgattgggagtcccatagggcgtcacacaattggcccagcgttaaggtttggccggggtaggccgtgattctaaataagaattacttcttaactgacttgcctagataaagaAATGTAAAACCCTGTATTGAGATGTATTTGTTTTATTGCCGTGCAGTGCCCACATTATGGCCTTTTGAGTTTTAGGGAGAGATGTACTTATTCCTGAGCTCAGGTTGAAACAATTAAtatcatcataataataatatgtgACATACAGTCAGTCATGCTCTACCAATTGAGCAACAGAGTACCATATTCTGGCTACCCCATAACACTGTCACTACTTTCCCTTTTTACAGGGTGATTCTCAGTGGGTTACTCTTGAATTCCCACAGCCCGTCAGAGTGTCAGAATTAAAGGTGCAGTTCCAAGGAGGCTTTTCAGGAAAAACATGCAGATTGGAAggtaatacacaaacacacacactcttttaGTCAGTGTATCACAATGAAGTTGtgatttgaaattatttatattaTAACATTGTCATAATATGCTTTAATAACATATGTTTTTAAAAAGAGACAGACTCTGTCCATGTCAGCATTCCTGAAAATGTTTCTACTTGTTTTCCCCTCAGGAAGCCCAAAAGCTGGAGAACTGGCAAACATCACACATTTTTACCCCGAAGACAACAGCTCACTACAAATATCCTTCAATGTATTATTAAATGTCTCTAAAAATCATACCAGTTAAAATGAGTTGGTAAGTAAGCCTTGTCCCAGCCGGAAAggctcctg
It encodes the following:
- the nr2c2ap gene encoding nuclear receptor 2C2-associated protein — protein: MASSLICSETQSRVSSVLNRDVKQFGKKYMFDSNEETCWNSDQGDSQWVTLEFPQPVRVSELKVQFQGGFSGKTCRLEGSPKAGELANITHFYPEDNSSLQSFPIQEAHMVHRLKIVFENSADFFGRIIVYSLDVLGERAL